The following DNA comes from Primulina eburnea isolate SZY01 unplaced genomic scaffold, ASM2296580v1 ctg443_ERROPOS1800000, whole genome shotgun sequence.
AGACATGAAATCGTGGGTCCGTTGGCCCAGTTTTGGAGATTCACAAATCAATTGGCAAGCAGGTGAAATGAAAAAGGTCGCAATTTTATGGATTTCAATACTtggaaaataattaaaaatcacaCGTTTTCATTTAGTGGAAGATGTTGATGCCCCCAAGACCACGAATATGGTTGAGCAAAATGATTAATCGAGTTAATCGAATTTGACATTTTAAttgatgacaaaaacttgtgtgagatggtctcacgagtcttatttgtgagacgaatctcttatttgggtcatttacgaaaaagtattacttttcatgctaagagtattactttttattgtgaatatgggtagggttgacccgtctcacagattaaaattcgtgagacggtttcacatgagacccactcttaattgatttattgattttaattttataaaaattggaTTCAGTTGGACTAtaataagacaaaaatttgtgtgagacgatctcatgagtcatatttgtgagacatatatcttatttgggttatccatgaaaaagtattattttttatgctaagtgtattaatttttattgtgaatatgagtaaggttgacccatctcatagattaagatctttgatacggtctcacatgagactcactcctatAATAAATTCTGCATTGGTTATCTTTTTGAAAGCGATTAATCGAAGCTGACTGAACTTTTAATAAGAAACAAAAGGATTAAAATTGTGTTGGTAAATAGttaaaacattatttttgaTACTGGAATAGATAAACGGCTAAAATTTATCAATGACAAATAGTCAGAGAGGTAATCTTGATATTTAAATATGTAAATGGCCAAAATATCACTCTTAAATATataggaaaaaaataaatatttttctatatatatacacatacacaCACGTTTGATCTTCAAATGAACATaattaaaagaagaaaaagtaGGTGTCATCCACCACTAAATCAGTAGCGCTGTTGCTCACATTGTCAACCCAATGCATCGTTCAGCGATCAAATGAAAATGTCCCATAAACGCTATTTTTTCATTTGTGATTCAAAAATACTTGATACATCTGATACAAATACAGAATCGTTTAGCCGATGGAAACGTCCTAACCTTTCGGAAAGTTGAACTATTGACTTGGTTTTCTATGCTTGATTTTGTAAATCTTTAGTGTGGCTAGATGCACAAGATACATTGGAATGGATAGCTATCGAATCGAAACACAGTTGGTTGCGGTGTTCCGAGGTTGAATCTATTGTGTCATTACTCTCTTCCTAGGTGTAAGAACATTGATCGATCATATAACTGCTACAAAATGCGTACCTTCATGCCCGTTTTAGTCATGTTTATTGGCTTGACATTTGAATCGTTGTTCTATCCCTGACCATGGCTTGCACCAGGCCTGTATTCTCCGATGCCAAGCAAGTCCTGCAAATATTTCGGTATCACTTTTTTTACAGAGTAGAAACCAACTAAAATGAATACGGCTGGAGATAATATAATTAATCTGTTAGTAGAGACAAAAATGCACAAGTGCCATATAGAAAAAGACAGTCTTGGATAGTCTACACACAGAGGAGAAAAGACAAAGGGACTGGGCCAAGCACTAATGCTATATAATCACTTATCcttttgttgtttttttatGTCCAGAATGGAAAAGCATTGATAGTCACAAACTCACAATATATCCACAAAACACTCCCATacgttattcttgttttatttttCCAATGTCTATTGACTATTGTTATCAACGTGGTCCATAGTGatataattttgaattctcATCACTCGAACCGCACAATCCATGTTGGAACAATGTTTGAACTTGAAGCAAATTCAAAAAAAAGACAGCCCCTTACTATCAGATTAGCTATATGTAATGATAATCTCAAGTCCAGAAGTAGCTTCTGCTAAACTTTTGGACAACACAGCAAGGGGAAGAAAGAAAGGTAAGTACACCGAAGTAGTTGAGCAACTAAACCTGCCTTGCAATGGTAAAGGTTGACACGAAATTGAAGTACTTCAAGATATAGCTATTTGACTCCATATATTAAAATGACCACTCATCCAAAATTCTGAAGAATCAAAGAAATTATACTGAAGGTAAGGAAATAAGCATCTGGTAAAGAAGTACACACCTGGCATGCCTTATTTTTGGCTCTAGTTTCCGCTGTGCTGGGAATATCATGGTTTGGTTTCATGAACCTCTTCTCACGCCGTTCACATGAACCCCAACCATCTGAAAACCTCCCACCCCTAGCCAAAGAGAAAAGGCAAATTTCGAAAGGCAAAAACAAAAGTGAGGAGAAATCAATATTTACATTCTGTGGTGGGATAAGATTTAATTGATATAAGCTTTGCATAACGTGATAAACCCAATAAAAAAAACCTAACAACATACTGCATGTACGCACGGACAACAAACTCAGCACGCTGAACGTTTCGGTTCTCATCAAATTCAATGGTCTTGTCTTTAATTTCATAGGACAGATTGAAGTAAAATGAAATCTTCCTCCAGCCTGCAgcgaaaatatttcttaaacaCACATTTTCTGAATCATGAACCAACTCTACTCATGGCAAACATGCATTACTAACATGAAATTTACCGGATTTCTTAATGTAAGGATTTCCGGATATCATAGTGTAATCACTTTTCTCCAATATCTGTCCACAAAAGTGTGAAATTCAATAACAGAAAACCAATGTTTTTCCTGATATAAGACGTTTTAACATTGGTCGTCACCCTTCCTATGGCATGAGCTGCTTATAGAGTTATCAATTGGTAAATTACATCCAAGATGTCCATATATTAAGTCAATTGCGTCGAAAATAAATTTTACCAGTGTTATATAGTGTAAAAACGACCCCCAAATTTAGACCACAAATACCATTCAAGGAGTTCATATTTCAAGTTCTCGATAGGATATTTTCCGAGAACGTGAACTAAGAGTTAAAAGAGTAATAACTTGAAAAACAAGATAAACTTCTGCATTGGTGCCAAGAACTACTGCCAGTAGGCAGTAAATAAAAATACTTCATATCTTACATCCTATTTCCGAAAGAGTTGACGACAATCTCCACGAACTTTATACCACAGAAAATAGCCAAATGGATTAGTAGTACATGGAAGCGCAACCTTCCCTTTATCCCTTAACTTCTCCTGGAATATGAACTCTTACCAATTTTCCAATGCTAGGTCCTATTCAACAGGTATCAAATTCTTCTACAGAAGTACAGAAGAAGTACACAACCACAAAAGAGTCGGATATAAAAAAGGGAGCACATTATGTGATCAGCCacgttgatttttttaaatgaatttgACAATTCTAATGTCCACTAGAAATTTGATAAATCCAACAAAATAGAAGAATGAAATCAGCAAAATAACAAAACGCCAATGACTCAATCAACTACTCACCGCCATGGCAGCATTTTGGTACTCCTTAAAGAGCGAAACAGTGGGAAACTGACCAGCCAAGCTATGTCTCAAAATCTTCTCCTCACTGAATCCGGAACTTACCGGCGACGCACCAGGACTGTAATTCGTCACCGAGATGTTTCTTGCCTCCGGAGAACCAACAGAAGACATAGGAGGAGTGACAGGCGGACGGTGCACGTGCTTTACCACGACTAGTGGAGCAGGGCTCGATTTGCTCAGCTCGGGAACGCGGGGTCCGCTGCTTGATTTGGAGATTTTGTGAGGGCGGTGATTCTGCACGACCTCGCCGTCAGGGTGATTGAGATAATGGCGGTGGTTA
Coding sequences within:
- the LOC140821163 gene encoding uncharacterized protein, with the protein product MATPIRYLVEDKDLDDAELWAVIDSAAAASLSAITPKPRTKPLTPIPFPIPSPDHHRNHRHYLNHPDGEVVQNHRPHKISKSSSGPRVPELSKSSPAPLVVVKHVHRPPVTPPMSSVGSPEARNISVTNYSPGASPVSSGFSEEKILRHSLAGQFPTVSLFKEYQNAAMAILEKSDYTMISGNPYIKKSGWRKISFYFNLSYEIKDKTIEFDENRNVQRAEFVVRAYMQGGRFSDGWGSCERREKRFMKPNHDIPSTAETRAKNKACQDLLGIGEYRPGASHGQG